The proteins below come from a single Mustela nigripes isolate SB6536 chromosome 14, MUSNIG.SB6536, whole genome shotgun sequence genomic window:
- the TMCO2 gene encoding transmembrane and coiled-coil domain-containing protein 2: MSTTSPSSSPVWNSIVDYLSLSSIWNWLQASLLGDTSPPQQTNLGLLDNLAPTVQVILGIFFLLLLAIGVYALWKRSIQSIQKILLFMITLYKLYKKGSDFFQTLLVSPEGNLPVQDNNLFLSLGLQERILKKLQAVENKVKDLEGMIISHKPATKRDCSSEPYCSCSDCQSPLPTSGFTSTSEM; the protein is encoded by the exons ATGTCAACAACATCTCCTTCATCTTCACCTGTCTGGAACAGCATCGTAGATTATCTTTCTTTGAGCTCGATATGGAATTGGCTGCAAGCAAGTCTTCTGGGAGACACTAGTCCACCTCAGCAAACAAATTTGGGTCTACTAGATAATCTTGCTCCAACTGTGCAAGTTATCCTggggattttctttttgcttttgttggcaATAGGAGTATATGCCTTATGGAAACGAAGTATTCAGTCAATTCAG aaaatactgtTGTTTATGATCACCCTCTACAAACTTTACAAGAAGGGCTCAGATTTTTTTCAGACTTTGCTGGTCAGCccagaaggaaatcttccagTTCAAGACAataatctcttcctgtccttGGGCCTGcaagagagaattttgaaaaaacTTCAGGCAGTGGAAAACAAAGTGAAGGACCTGGAGGGAATGATCATTTCCCACAAACCTGCCACGAAGAGGGATTGCTCCTCGGAGCCTTACTGCAGCTGCTCTGACTGCCAGAGCCCCTTGCCCACATCGGGGTTTACTTCTACATCTGAAATGTGA